GACCATTAGCGCGGCAACCATCGACCGGCTCCTGCGTGATGAGAAAATGAAGCAGCGGCTCTTGGACCCGGCTCGGCCCAAACCTGATCGAGCGCTCCTGCGGCAGGTACCGATTGTCACTCACTCCGAGCACTGTGTCAACCGACCCGGGTACGTCCAGGTCGACCTCGTCGCGCATGACGGTGGCTGTGCCCGGGGCGAGTACTGCCAAACGCTTGATGTGACAGACCTTTATAGCGGCTGGACCGAAACTCAGGCGGTACGCAACAAGGCGCACTGTTGGGTGTTTGCCGCGATGCGTGACATTCGGGGCCGGCTGCCCTTTCCCCTAATGGGGATTCACTCGGACAACGGCCCCGAATTCATCAATGGGGCGCTATACGAGTATTGTCTGGCGAGCGGGCTCGAGTTCAGCCGCTCGCGACCGTACCAGAAGAACGATAACTGCTACGTGGAGCAGAAGAACTACTCGGTGGTGCGGCGAGCCGTCGGGTATCTACGTTACGAGACGAAGCGCCAGCTGATGTTGCTCAATCGGCTGTACCTGATGCTCCGGCCCTACACCAACTTCTTCCAGCCGGTGGTGAAGTTGGTAGAGAAGGTCCGGATGGGCAGTCGGGTTCGGAGACGGTACGACCGGGCACAGACGCCCTATCGGCGGCTGCTGGCGTGGGAGGAATTGACGCTGGCGACCAAAAGACAACTCGAAACGGTCTACCTTGGGTTGAACCCGGCAGAACTGAAGCGTGGAAGCGAGCGAATACAGCGGCTACTGCTCAAAGAGGTCGAAGGACAGGCAGTGCCGACGCAACCATCTCGACTTCAAGCTGGACAAAGCTCATGATTCGAGTACAAATGTATTCTGAGGCAACGGGGCGTCCTCGAGTACATCCATATATGAGGCAACAGGGCGGGACGGGTAGCTCGACCTTACTTGACGTACGGGGATTTCAGGATATAGTTGAGTCTGAGTTTCCGCCAGAATGGCGGGAGCCTGCCGACATAGCTCAGTTGGTAGAGCAGTGGTTTTGTAAACCTCAGGTCGGGGGTTCGAATCCCTCTGTCGGCTGAATCTGAACGACTGCGGACGGGTTCCCGAGTGGCTAAAGGGGGCAGACTGTAAATCTGCTGGCATTTGCCTACGGAGGTTCGAATCCTTCCCCGTCCATCACGGTCGTACCGTAATTCGGCCATTCGGCTCGGCGGCATAGTGCATGAC
This candidate division WOR-3 bacterium DNA region includes the following protein-coding sequences:
- a CDS encoding transposase family protein; protein product: YICGKRLAPFLPELVPVLERFEELVLDSDTRSKLLTISAATIDRLLRDEKMKQRLLDPARPKPDRALLRQVPIVTHSEHCVNRPGYVQVDLVAHDGGCARGEYCQTLDVTDLYSGWTETQAVRNKAHCWVFAAMRDIRGRLPFPLMGIHSDNGPEFINGALYEYCLASGLEFSRSRPYQKNDNCYVEQKNYSVVRRAVGYLRYETKRQLMLLNRLYLMLRPYTNFFQPVVKLVEKVRMGSRVRRRYDRAQTPYRRLLAWEELTLATKRQLETVYLGLNPAELKRGSERIQRLLLKEVEGQAVPTQPSRLQAGQSS